In Nicotiana tabacum cultivar K326 chromosome 10, ASM71507v2, whole genome shotgun sequence, the DNA window GTATGGAGGCACAGCGGTTTCAAACATCTGGTTGATGAGGGCAAGCTGGAaaggtttaattggttgactAGTCGTTGTAATTTTTGGCAAGGTCATGAGGTGGGTGTTGATTGGGAGTAGTTAGTGGTATTGGATTACCTTGTGATTTGTGTTGTACGAGTTGTGAAGAGTAGTTTAGTGGATTATCAGACGTTGTTTCCCATGGCTTTGcgccaagtggaggagtccaaTAGCGGCATTCAGATTGCAGAGTCAGACTTATATCGGTTTGGGCTAGAGGCATGTATTCCTGGATTTTGCATTTGACCAAGGATCGATATTTTGCATAAGATGATATTGGGACTTGCAATATTTCTACATCAATAATGGGTCGACATTTCAGCATCAAGGGGAGTCGGAGGAACAACTTCAGATTTATAGAAGGTCTATTCAGAGTACCACCATCAAACCCCCGAACACAAATCCTATTCTTATGAATTCTGTCATCAtcaaccttcaacttgttcaaaaaTGCCACTTcattcagccaaaattcacatttggaaagcTTAGCGTAGAGTTGTCTCTCTTTCAGAATTTGCATGACAATTCGGATATGCTTATCATGATCTTCTCTATTCTTGGAATAGactaaaatgtcatcaataaacactaccACAAATTGATCGAGATAAGGCTTGAATATACGGTTCATTAGATCCATAAATGCGGCAGGAGCATTtgttaaaccaaatggcattaccaaaaattcataatggccatacctGGTCCTAAAAGCAGTTTTAGGAACATCTTGCTCCCTCACACGCAACTGATAAtatccagacctcaagtcaatttttgagaataagCTGGCACCCTTcagttggtcaaacaagtcatcgattctaggcaatgggtatttgttcttgattgttaccttgttcagctgtcgGTAATCAATGCAAAGCCTAAGagtgccatctttctttttcacaaataaaacaggagctccccaaggtgaaatactgggacggatgaaacctttctcaagaagttcttgcaattgagccttcaactcttttaattcagctggagccattctataaggagCGATAGAAATAGGGGTAGTTCCCGGGACAAGATCTATAGGAAATTCAATCTCCCTTTCTGGAGGCAACCCAGGAAGAtcatcaggaaatacatcaggaaagtcgcACACAGTTGGTATGTCCTTAAGACTTGGACTCCCCAATCGTGTATCGACTATATGAGCAAGATAGGCATCACAACCTTGACAAATAATTTTCCTTGCCAAGACCGCTGAAATAATATTAGATGTCAATGATCTTTCTCCTTGAACTACTATGTGTGAATGTGCAGGAGTTCTAAATGACACTTGATTCAACCTACAATCAACCACTGCGTGGTGCCTATGGAGCCAATCCATGCCAACAATAACATCATAGTCTTGGAAGGGCATTTCAAGCAAGTCGGCAGGGAAGACCAGATTTTGAATCATGAATGGACAATCTTGGTAAATCCTGTTAACAATAGCCTGATGACCTAATGGACTCGTGACCAGCACATCAAAGTCAAGTCTCCCAGATTTAACAGTATCAGGAAATGCAAGTGATGAGCAAACATAAGAGTGCGAAGATCCAGGATCAAATAGTGTAACAACAGATATGCCAAATAAGTGAAATTTACCAGCAACCACGCCTGGGCCATCCTGGTCATTCTTCTGTCTCATAGCATAAACTCGTGCAGTAGCCCTTGACCCACCAGCCTGATTAGCTCCACTCGAACCCGCTGCTTGCATATTTCGAGGTCTAGCACTGCTATTAGCTTGAGAATGAATAGTGACAGGCTTTTGAACTGATCCCTCTGTATGTGAATACGAAAAAGGATTAGGATTAGGACAATCCTTCACTTTATGATCCATACTTCCACAATTAAAGCAAGCACCGGAAGCTCGTCTACAGGCACCATAATGATTCTTCCCGCACTGTGCACAAATAGGGGTATGAGTTTTGCCTTGGCCATAACTTGGAGTACTGGCAGTAGAAAAATTCGACTTGTTCTGCTTATGATGTAATGATTTATGTGTACTCTCAGTCCTGGAATAATCAAACTTTCCCTTTTTGGATGGACCGCCATAATCTGAATTACCCTTCCTAAACCTGTTTTCTCTCCTACTAGCTTCTTCCTTGTCAATTctttcccaagtaagagcagcTGAAATCAGCTTGGAAAAATCATCAAGTTGTAAGATTGCCACTGATTTTCGAATGTAACCATTCAAACcttcttcaaatcttctgcaTTTGTCTCTTTCACCATCAATAATACCTTTAGCATAGCGAGAAAGCCTGAGAAAGTTTTGTTGATATTCTGCAATAGACATACTTCCTTGTCTTAAATTAAAAAACTCTTTCTTtttagcatcacaatagacagggGAAACATATTTTGCACGAAATAATTTTACAAAGTCATCCCAAGTCAGCACCGGAGGTTTTGCTTTTGCATTTGGCACACTTACCCACCAATCATAGGCGTCTTTTTGTAAAAGAGAGATAGCATACTTAAATTTGGAAGCATTAGTACACTCCAGTTGTTCAAAGACCCTCTCCATGCGCTCGAGCCATTGTTCAGCTACCGTGGGATCTGTAGTGCCTTCAAATTCAACTCCGCCcatttttctcatcttctcaaaaTTCATTTCACTAGGTTCTGACCTTGTCCCAGCCAAGTGACGAAAGAACTCAGCCATTTGCTGGAATGGGAGGAGTCATAAATGGAGTATTATGACTCATTGCTCTTGGATTACTGCCCACTTCATTTCCACTAACACGAGGATGATTTAGGTCAGGCAAGGGTTCCTCATTTTCTCCCTGAAGGTGAGGCATGACATTATGCTGAGCCTGACTTTCATCAACGGATTCAACAGCTCTATTCGAAGAAGAGGCCATATTAAAATTCCTATAAAAGATAAGATCACACTGCATTAGGGACATGTACATGATGCACGTGCACACAGAAtccaataaattaaattaaacaagtatgcaaaaatttataaactccaagtcattttcaaaaaaaaaaaaataacaacaaatactaCGTACTATCACAACAAAACAAATCCTAGAATCACAAGccgtggctctgataccaaaacttgtAGCAACCCCTTAGGGAGGCTACTACTTAAGAAACAAATCTAACTCCCTACTAACAAAATATTAAAAgagatattaataaaaatatcCAAAGTAATTTAGTAGCGGAAATAGGCCCATGCGAAAAGGTTCAAAgtgcaatatattttttttcacatACACCATAATTTTATTTAACATAAAATACAATGTCGAAATATTAACACAGGGTGATATAACCCTTCTTGAGCAATCAAGAGATTTAAAACAACTTTCTAACAAATTTATACACTCATTCAAAATCACTGCAAGTTTGTATTATACATAAATATTAAACTATCGGGTATAAAGAAAGGgaaactagttttctccttttctacaTATTTACAAGACAAAGTGTAAATTCAGCATATTACAAGACCTGAGTCATTAAAATACCCTAATACAATAAAGTAAGTTACAAATTCAAGTTACAAGATTTTTTTGGTCTTTAAAACCCAACAAGCCTCCAAATAgcataagtgtgacatatatatatgtatatattctgTATATCCTGTACATCATGTATACGTCCCAAAACTATGCAAAACCAaggtgcatatgcaaatgtgatcttCATAAGTTCTTCCAAAAGACCAATTCACCCTGGACATCTTCAGATTTCATCCCGAACATTTCCTACGATAGAAAacaactatcgctaagcataaagcttagtggtgtataaactttaggcttggagtcattaaattctccaattccccttttcagtcatagttagctcaatttaacataatttaaaacaagtgaacaaatatatcaaacataCCAATATCAAACTTTGAAGTGTTTCCAAATATTAATAACAATGCTCAAGAGTCTAGAAAGTGTATACTATCAATTTAAGGAAGTATACCAATTATCCATTTTTCGCCCAATATGTACGTCATGACATCACACTAAGCATAATCAAATATCAAGATGGACCGAAGccccaaatcaagtagggtcaaaacccaatagacaagagaatcaagaaccatattaaaaatggcttcctagttCGTACTTAACATGGACAAGTTTCATAATTCAAgacgaactacaaatccaaagtcaagatggcaaaagatccgaatcaagaggcatgccaagTGAGTGACCAAATCACtgccacaagaaggacaaagtcccaacaagaatgcaaaatgatcaaacaatccgTACGAATGGGCGATTTAGCAAATTTCTGACAAGACTTATTATAATACGAatataacaatataaattgaAGACAATAAAAACAAAATATCAGGTTATTTCAACATATTTCCAGCAAGCAAAAAGAGTACaagtttatacacaaaccttggtgttttaccataaaacagttcaatcacaacttggggacgttcgaatcgtctacgccgtaaacaaaccaaatctgtccacttcctcaaacacttctcctttgatgtttttttttcaagggtttatataccttaaatacataatcaaatatctaaataagttcagtgatttaacaagtcaactaaacatgatattggtgaaaattacccaaaaacGTTTGAAACAGAAATTCTGGACAGTATCACTGTTCTAAGTTGTGACTCAGTTTTGAAGATCTATACGGACAAACTAGACTTTATAGTCTTCATAAAAGTTGTAGATCAATGTCTTACCATTTAAGAACATCTTGAATCACCACCATATCAATTTTGAACAAAATGTTATGCTAAATTTACTAACAGCAGTACATGGAGTATTTCAAGAACTGAAAATCTGGACAGCACCTGCCCTGTCCTTTCTGACTCTTTTTCAGGTACATAACAACAAAActagattttgattcctttataagagttgtagatttatgaaataccttTCCATAAAGTCCTAGATCACTTAAATCGGAGCTCTGTACAAAAAGATATATAGAAAATACTAGTAGATGTCTAGTATAAAAACGGGTTATAGAAACTTACCAAGAGGAGCAACTTGATCTTCACCAAAAACGAATTTTGTGTGTGGATTTAGTAGAAATCCATGAGTTTTTTTTTATGAACCTTCAGCTTCTTGTTCTTACAGAGGAGAAagatagagagagatagagatgGAGAGATAGAGTAGAAAGATAGAGATAGAAAGAGAGAGGTagatatttcttcttctttttttgtttcggAAGAGTAGAAGAATAGGGAGCTTACGGATAGATATGAAATAAAATGATTCCCCAACTACTAAATATtcttagataaatacaaaaggttgGAAACCTAAAACTTAATTATATACTATATTTAATAACAACTcgtcaaaataatattaagtgttacatATAGCAACACCATGGAACTTCCTTGCcaatattaacacaacctaaGTAAGAAATTTTCATATACTGACCATTTCACATTTAGGAAGTGCAAAGTAAAATATTTCCTCGTTAAAAAAAATGCTCAATCAAGAATGCAAATATTGTAAaaattttggggtgttacattcaaacttaaagaatggCGTGATTTATTGTggttgtcagcttgcctagtattgcgataggtgtcatcacgacaggcgagatttgggtcgtgacaaatttttGTCAGCTTACAGATTTGGACTTTCCCTTCAGCGTATTTGTCAGCTACGAGTTTAATTgagtttcatttttttaaaacagTACATGAATATATGTGTTTACCTTTAAaacagataacaattgaatttatacgcggttttaaggacaTGTAGGTTGATTCAATACAAATAATTCAAGAACATTAGAAAAATATGTTAAATATAGAATGaataaccaaaccaattgtgatgTTACAGTTGGGCTCGAATTTGGGCTGAATAGTAATTATGTTCTCGATCGGACCCTTGGTTcgaagccaaatgtatatgaagaaaaacaataaaataaggACTTTTCAATAGCTAGAAAGTAGAGAAATGAATTTGTATTGTCATGGTATGTGTGTTACAATGTTAGTTATCAAAGAAAAACttctcttttatatagtaggagagtatcacccctagtacaagtctaaaaggGGTAAAATCCTCCTCTCTCGTTAATTATTGATCTGTAACCGCCATCGAGCGAGATCTGTACCGTGATATCCTGTTGGTTACGGAGATCACGGCCCTCTATCCGTCACCTATAACCGTTCATGCGCTTTTAGAACTCATTCCAGGCTTAGGGTGCGTCGTTTTATCTAGTCCGATGGCGAGCTCCATTCGAGCCTCGGTACAAGAAGTTTCCAGCTTCGATTTCGATCCCATGTACTCATACCCTTGCTTCGTTTGACCCGCCGGGGAATCGGGATGTGTGTTAGACCAGGTTTTATCCGGATACAATATGCAAAAATActaattttgataaatattatattttaaattcgtAATTTAAAATATACAGTGAATTAAGTGCTAAGCTAAAGGCTAAATCCTCAAGTTTAAATAGTTTATCCACGTTTAGTTTTTTCGAGGGTGTTTGAATTGGCTTTTAAAAAGTAGTTTATAAGctaaaagtcataagttggtaaTACACAAGTTttagcttttggcttatttttgcacttttcaTGCCTAAAAGTAAGTGCTTTTGagcatttttttattattgtcaaacaccacaaaaattaaaaaagtaCTTAAAAGCCAATAAATACTTAaaataagtcaatccaaacaCCCTATTGTTCTCATTCCTCGTGTCGACTCACCACCACAAAAATTATTCAACGTAAAATTGTTGGATCCATCGTTCAAATGTTGAATGTCATGCGAATAGCATTTGGACCCCCACACCTTTCAAAGTCATGTACAAAATTTTCGTCACACGAATTACGGCctctattttaatttatgtgatgCTTTCTTAATTTTAGTTGTGAATTTGGACATAAAATAttctaaaaaaaggaaaaggtaCTCTAAGTTCTAACTCTTCTCTTTGATTACTACCTCCGTTCCAAtatttttgttagtttttttttctttaaatttgagTCTTTATATGAGTAAATACTATTTCTTACAATTTTACAATTTAAAAGAAACCAAATTGTTTTCTCTAACTTTAAAacttaatttaaattttattaatatatttatatgtcggtttgattTAGTTTCATGTTCAAACTCATAATTACACCAAATTAAATACATGACTTTTTATGTCAATTGAtattcaatttttattttgattcgatttttcaatttttctagaACACGCTAGCTATGATTAACAACTACCACCAATTCTTGACTTTTCAAATTAATATCTTGGACTAttcattcatttatttatttcttctACGTATTGAACACTACTATCCAAGTTTCCCACGCTTTGTTCTAATAGTTCTCGTTCCTTTCTTTATCATAGTTCTTtaacattttatttattattatttattattattattattattattattattattattattattattattgttattattattgttgttcttattattgttgttctttttattgttgttattgttattattgttattgttattattgttattgttattgttattgttattattattattgttattgttattattattgttattattattattgttattgttattatttctgcgttccgaggccttaaaaacctcttttagtctcacctcaatttgcgcacgcagtccgggtgcgtagccggaaagccaatatgtggaaatctgtgaaaaatgataaattttgactataaaatggattaagttgacttcggtcaacattttgggtaaacggacccaggccgtgatttgatggtcccagagggtccgtagaaaatatgggacttgggcgtatacccgaaatcgaattccgaggtcccaagtccgagaaatgaatttttaaagaaaattattttctgaaattgtttatgagattttgaaatgaattgtgattagagctcgatggtatcgggcccgtattttggtttcggtgcctggaacaggtcttatatatgatttaagataagtctgtgaaatttggtaagaaacggacttgaaacaaCGCGAATCGaatcatttttgagaaaattggaaatttgaagttcttaagaaaatttcatgatttttatgttaaattcatagttgttgatgttattttagtgatttgaatgcacgaacgAGTCTGTATGATacttttaggttggtgtgcatgtttggtttagagctccgaggactcgagtgagttttggataggccatggaGTGAAATTTTGACTTAGGATGTTGCAGATTTTGAAATGATGTATTGCCAGCCTGCAGGCTTcgcactcgcaaatgcgagatcgcatttgcgaaggctctgtcgcaaatgcgaactagcccAGGCCAGCactatctcgcaaatgcgaggtccccatcgcaaatgcgatttccCCCAGCTACTgccttagtcgcaaatgcgactcttgtatcgcaaatgcgatttcgcatttgcgagaggtctatcgcaaatgcgaggaagaTCGGAAAATCTACTTGGTCGCGAATGCGATAttttgttcacaaatgcgaataTAGCaaaggtcggggttcgcaattcccatacctgcaacctgcaatttttatacttagccaaaaatcaaccatttttcacatcttttcaaaacacaaactccctagggcgatttttcaagaacaactcttcttccaaatcgattgtaagtcaattttaactcgttttcttcaatcattaacatcttttaacatgatttcaactcaaaatcaatgattttcatagggaaaattgggtgtttcgggtagaacctaggtttttcagaaattggggatttggacctcgatttgaggtccgatttcaaaacaaattatatatttgggttcgtgagggaatgggtaatcggattttggttcgaacctcgggttttgaccgtgTGGGCcagggggcaatttttgactttttgggtaaaactttggaaaactcattttcatgcattggggttgattcatttagcgtttattgatgtaattaagtaacttgtgactagatacgagtaaattggtggtggaatcacgaGGTAAAGTGATAggtgagacttgaattgtgttcgtggcatcgaggttagtgtttggtctaatcgtagcttgagggattaggagttgtgtcttatttgctatgtgttaattgtggagtagacgtataggcatggtgtcggctatctatacgttggtgtctagcatgcccgtgagtcttgtattgtagttgttatgactccgttgtgatttattgcacttcacatgttattatcattattgttctcttgccgggatgttattatcattattgttcccttgtcggggtattattatcattattgttcccttgccgggatgttgtcttgatattattgtttccttgccgggatgttgttgaaatataattgttcccttgccgagattcttttgtgattgttgttgatttgtaaatgggatcgggtggcacgccaccatggaaatatatgaaatgggagcgagttgtatgcctgcaacgagatatgtgaaatgggagcgggttgcacgcctgcaacgagatatgtgaaatgggatcgggttgcacgcttgcaacgagatgtgaaatgaaagtgaactctgcatttgttttccttatccgtATTAGTAATTGGATGTTCGTTTCtttatattctcttgatattttgttgttatctgttattccTCGAAGCATATTTCCCCTGCCCACTTTtagttgtaattatctgcttctattttcgttgtttatgatataactgcacaaatttatttggtagtctggtcctagcctcgtcactacttcactgcggttaggctagacacttaccagcacatagggtcagttgtgctgatactacactctgcactcatTTGTGCAGATCTCAGTGCTGTAAACTTCGGACcgtagtgaggttgctgccttcagtccaacaggcgacccgaggcagtcctgcaggcgtctgcgAGCCTTGGCGTCACCTTCTATCTA includes these proteins:
- the LOC142164590 gene encoding uncharacterized protein LOC142164590; its protein translation is MAEFFRHLAGTRSEPSEMNFEKMRKMGGVEFEGTTDPTVAEQWLERMERVFEQLECTNASKFKYAISLLQKDAYDWWVSVPNAKAKPPVLTWDDFVKLFRAKYVSPVYCDAKKKEFFNLRQGSMSIAEYQQNFLRLSRYAKGIIDGERDKCRRFEEGLNGYIRKSVAILQLDDFSKLISAALTWERIDKEEASRRENRFRKGNSDYGGPSKKGKFDYSRTESTHKSLHHKQNKSNFSTASTPSYGQGKTHTPICAQCGKNHYGACRRASGACFNCGSMDHKVKDCPNPNPFSYSHTEGSVQKPVTIHSQANSSARPRNMQAAGSSGANQAGGSRATARVYAMRQKNDQDGPGVVAGKFHLFGISVVTLFDPGSSHSYVCSSLAFPDTVKSGRLDFDVLVTSPLGHQAIVNRIYQDCPFMIQNLVFPADLLEMPFQDYDVIVGMDWLHRHHAVVDCRLNQVSFRTPAHSHIVVQGERSLTSNIISAVLARKIICQGCDAYLAHIVDTRLGSPSLKDIPTVCDFPDVFPDDLPGLPPEREIEFPIDLVPGTTPISIAPYRMAPAELKELKAQLQELLEKGFIRPSISPWGAPVLFVKKKDGTLRLCIDYRQLNKVTIKNKYPLPRIDDLFDQLKGASLFSKIDLRSGYYQLRVREQDVPKTAFRTRFRYLYTR